In Carya illinoinensis cultivar Pawnee chromosome 16, C.illinoinensisPawnee_v1, whole genome shotgun sequence, a single window of DNA contains:
- the LOC122298978 gene encoding UPF0481 protein At3g47200-like: MADESTAMMNTPEEIINAATENEYRAPKWLVEKINHAETSTTLNRPSSPTIYRVPDSLRELNKEAYTPQVISIGPLHHGSLKLKYMENYKLRLFWSFMERTNINKEKLASIIQDSEESVRECYAEAIPFDPDTLKQIILVDASFIIEYFCRLWSHTELANELIMELKPWRMRQIAVDLILLENQLPFFIIEKLYELLTLRSPSTYPSSFLDLTFKSYFGALNVQKILDKMYCASQLAEAGLKFKPTSSRTIVGLKFNERVLEIPTFKLDREAEIDARNLIALEQCHYPLERYVTDYFIMLDFLINTGKDVDLLVDKEIINKPRRGANIIPTLAGSFCTGISLRDVNNDYYDLCTQLVDFRRKHWYVILKSSLKKDYFRTPWMGAATVGAIILLILTLIQTICTVISIFK; encoded by the exons ATGGCCGACGAATCAACAGCTATGATGAACACACCAGAAGAAATAATTAATGCTGCAACAGAAAACGAGTATCGGGCGCCGAAATGGTTAGTAGAGAAAATCAACCATGCTGAAACATCAACAACGCTTAATCGCCCATCATCTCCAACTATTTACAGGGTCCCTGATTCTCTTCGGGAATTGAACAAAGAAGCTTACACCCCTCAGGTTATTTCAATAGGGCCCCTTCACCACGGCTCGCTAAAATTGAAATACATGGAAAATTATAAACTGAGACTTTTCTGGAGCTTCATGGAACGAACCAATATAAACAAGGAGAAGTTAGCAAGCATTATACAAGATTCGGAAGAAAGCGTACGTGAATGTTATGCAGAGGCCATTCCATTTGATCCTGATACTTTGAAGCAAATTATCCTGGTGGATGCGAGCTTCATTATTGAGTATTTCTGCAGACTTTGGTCACACACTGAGCTAGCCAACGAGTTGATCATGGAATTAAAGCCATGGCGGATGCGACAGATTGCAGTAGACTTGATATTACTTGAGAATCAACTGCCTTTCTTTATAATCGAGAAATTATATGAGCTGCTTACACTCAGGTCTCCTTCAACATACCCATCCAGCTTCCTCGACCTTACCTTTAAAAGCTACTTTGGGGCACTGAACGTTCAAAAGATAC TTGACAAAATGTACTGTGCCTCCCAGCTGGCTGAGGCAGGATTGAAGTTCAAGCCAACTTCAAGCAGAACCATAGTTGGCTTAAAATTTAACGAGAGAGTGCTGGAAATCCCAACATTTAAATTAGACAGGGAAGCGGAGATTGATGCTCGGAACCTCATAGCCTTGGAGCAATGTCACTATCCACTTGAAAGATATGTTACtgattattttatcatgttAGATTTCCTTATCAATACAGGCAAAGATGTGGATTTACTTGTTGATAAGGAAATCATTAACAAGCCAAGACGGGGCGCCAACATTATACCCACTTTAGCCGGCAGTTTTTGCACAGGTATCTCATTGAGGGATGTCAATAATGATTATTATGATCTCTGTACACAATTGGTGGATTTCCGTAGAAAACATTGGTATGTAATTCTGAAGAGTAGCTTGAAAAAGGATTATTTTCGCACGCCTTGGATGGGTGCTGCTACCGTTGGTGCTATTATCTTGTTGATTCTCACTCTCATACAAACTATATGTACTGTCATTTCAATATTCAAGTAG